ACACATCGCTTTTTAAATGGGATAGACATTAATCTGTGAATTTTTTGACTGATTACTAGGATGTGTTTTTACTAACAAAAAGGTAGTAAAAGTTTCACAAGGGCCGTTTTTGTTATGAGCTCGTTAATTATTCACGATTCTTTTTAGCTCATAAATGGTAATCGTGTCTTTTTTGTGACAGGAGTGGTATGAAACTCCAATTCTACTGTGGAAACCCACAGTGGAGCCCGAAGTTCCAGGAGTTGAGAGATTCTTAACTGCTCATCCGTACGACTTGATTAAACAAGGAAGATACCAGCAGATTCCTATAATGTTGGGAGTAACAGAAGAAGAATTTGGAGGCATAGTTGCATGTACATAACTTATAATATTGATTTTTATACGTACTAAATTTACTTTGACTTGttcttaatatttatttaacataGTTATACGAACAGgttcttttgaatcgtatattgtatctatataggaattgaatcagtgagttgaagaacagtactagtttaaaattagccattttcaaataatctctaaACTGTGTTTGACtcccagagccaaagtgtattaagtcatcCAAAAAACAAGTAAACTTAATACATTCTAGCTGGGGGGTTCAGATATGTATAATGTACAAACCTACACGTTGGGATTAAGTATCTGGTTTTTGGACTTGTATTGATCTTCAACTCACCAAttcgattatttatttattgcctAATTATAGTAATTAATTTTACGCACACGTACCTAATTCTATTATTTGATTTCACATTTTAGTGTACGAAGAATCCGTTAAATTGAATGGCACAGCATATCGCGAGCTAGACAGTAACTGGACCACTATTGCTCCAATTGTATTCCAGTATCCAGGTAATACGCCGCGATCAAATTACATCAGCAGGGAATTGCGACGATTCTACTTTCAGAATCAACCAATTAACTCAGCCACTAAGACGCAGCTTGCTCATGTATGTAAACATGCTTTATAAAATTGCAAGAGTGATTACTTCTTTATAACAAGATCAAAAAGCTATTAAAATTCTGATCGCTTTACAGGTGTATGCTGATAGTATAATCATATTTCCTATGTACCGACTTGCCAAGCTACTTGCTGCAACATCCTGTCAACCAGTGTACTTTTATAAATTTACATTCGAAGGAcgctacagttttttcatgcagAATGGCACTACGCCATATGGTAAGAATACAATTTtgttataaattacaaactaagtTTTTTGATAGATAACGCGTTGAATAGATAACTAATAAAGATAGTCAGAGACCGATAACATTGTTTGCTGGTGTCTAGTTCTCATCTTCTCAGATAAATATTAGTTACTTGATTCAAAAGAGTATTAAGCTTACTatcaaaatttgtttaatatttttctagGTGCATCGCATCAAGACGACTTGCAGTACCTATTCTTCATAAAGGACTTATTCCCATATTTCGAAAGCAACGCACCTGAAATTCCTATGGTAGAAATTCTCACTTCCATTTGGTCAAATTTTGTAGGAACTGGCGAACCAATTTCTAAGAATGATAATAAGCTTAGAGGCGTAACTTGGGCGCCGCTTGTTCCTGGTGGAACTAATTTCTTGGACATCAACCTTCGTCCCACTATGAAAACTAGTTTCTTCCCTGAAAGAATGCAAACGTGGGAGAGACTGTTCCCTCTACCTTCAAGATCACAGAATGTGAAAGGTTGAATGTAGATTTACTTTAATGAATATGAATATAAATTTTCTGTGATTTTCACTATACAATGTTGTGTGTATGCAACGAATTTATTACTGATTGAAATAAAATCTCTGTTGTCTTTTAGTGAGGAAAACTTAAATTTAAATCCTAAAGTAATGTAAATATAAGAAAATGACATTTATTATCCTTATTTGATGTAACATACAAAAATTATACAAACAGTAAAGAACTGATACTAACAACATGAAAGAAGCCACACAATTTTTAAGTACTTCGTGAAAAAtggtaaaatattttctaaatttttggGTCCGATTGTTGAAGTTTCACCATGTTTTCACTAATTTCCCATAACTTTTTAGCTTTCGCTGGATCCTTTGCTCCACGTAGTAGATCGTGCTCCTAAAATCAGAACATTGAAAAAATCATTAAACACATAAATTATGGAAATGTTGCTGCAGCTTCCATATATTAAAATGTTTGCACATAAGTATGTTGACGTGACGCGTTCAATATTTACTTACGTGACAGTCCATAAAATATTTTCCTGTGACTCCAGCGAGTTCTTCAGAAACAGCCAGGTGTATGGTTGTTTGAGCGCCCTGTTCATTTGTCTTACAAAAAGCGTTCAGCATCAAGTTTAACGCCCAAGAGAATGGCCGTGGAACATTTTTCCAAATTCCAGTGTTCATTATTCCGGGATGTAGACAATTGGCAGTCACGCCAGAACCTTCGAGACGTCGAGCAAGTTCTAACGTGAAGACGATGTTTGCATATTTGGAAACGTAATAAATGTACCCAGGCAATGACCTGGTTGGGTTCATGTTGTTCAGGTTTAATCTCGCTAACACGTACAATCCTGATGCGACGACTACTATACGACTGGGTTTCGATTTCTTCAATAAGTCTGTTGGAAATAAgtgtttttttaattatttgcgTTGATACAGAATGCTAGAAAATGTGGAGCACTTTCACCGAGTTAGTTATAAGGATCAAACTTTTAAAAGAAGCTTAACTACATCTGAAAATAAGAagaaagaataataaaattgtgtttaagattccatttcagagttattaatcgtTGAAAAAGCGTTTAAAATTAAGACTTATTCCACTGTCTTCGTCGTATCGACCTGGCTTGTGCTCGTCgcgtcggcagtagaataagtcctaagtcagacatatttcatgcGTATTAATAAACTTTCAAAGGAAGCCTCAAACGTatttttatcattcttgattttcatcttaaATTAGCGTATACAGtcgcctcttaaaatttctgacacttgtgaTCGAATACTTTCTACATTAGCTATGTTGTATTGTTTAAAATAGTAATGCAGAACGCCTATAAAATGACAACCATTGCTTGCATCAGTGGCTTGACCTTTTGCACTCGACTGGAGCCTCTAAGAGGACATTATGAAGACAAAACATAAATCTTCGAGTGAAAAGgttaataatattcaataagTGTTATACAAGGTACTTATAcataaacttttttcattattttaatacttgcaattaatcctataaaAATGTTctgtaattaatttttattagaaCTTCATGACATTAATGTTTTCATTACTGAACGGTTCCTGAGTTATTGAAGCCTTCAGACACGTATTTGCATTTTTAGAATTAATATCGTAATTTAAGATTCAATAGTTCATGGAATCGGTACACTTGCAAATGTTACTCATCGTAAATAACACCTAACAATCATTATCTCACCAATTAAAAGATGCGTCAATAAGAATGGACCATAATGATTCGTTGCCATAGTCATTTCCAGTCCGTCCTCTGTCACTTTTTTCCTGAATACTTCTGCAGTTCCTGCATTGTGAATTAACACGTCTAGCCTCTCTTCTTCGCGGTTTATTTGCTGCGCAAATTCCCTTACAGAGGATAGAGATGATAAATCAAGTTTTCGGACGATAATATTATTGTTGCCGCTTTCTTTTATTAACTCATCTGAAAAAACgtttttctttattattatgCATTATATTTAAGCAATCATATTTGTTTATTGGAAATCGTCAATTACTTTTTTATGTAAGTAgtttaaaaatgataaaaaaccATAGACAACAGAAGAATGACaatgtaaatgaaaaaaaaatctagTATATCTATGATAGAACGCATATTACTGTCTGTCATGTGAGCAAATGGAAAGTGGTGTTGCAATTAACAGAAGTGACCTGGAAATATTTACTTCGGCCAGTACTAAGCAATAAATGCAACATCTTGCTCAATATGCTATTCACTCGCAAGTTATTCGTAATTAGCTGCTATTTCGGTCATTAGTAGATCGTCATGGTTTTCGTTCTGAAgtcactaaactgtaataataatggtaatgtAATTATTCGGCCTAGCAATCTGTTCCCCATCGTTTGCAACACAAATTAATcacgataagaattaatgaaCGGTCAAAAGTAACGTATTGTCCAGTGGCGATTACGAATAGGGGTCAAGAAGGAAATGTCAAAGAAGAATATCAAAAAAGAATATAGGTCACTTCATATTAAATACACCTGAAGCACTGATTACCAAATCACAGATGTAAAGTCTGCCTAATTAGCAAACTATGAGATTAATTCTCACACAAACCTTTGATCTTGTTCGCCAAATCTGTATTCCGGCAGGCCATGATGAGCCTCGCGCCTCTTTTGGCGATGTCCCTCGCGGTCTCCTTACCGATACCGGAAGTGCATCCAGTTATTATCACAGTTTTGCCGTCCATTCTGTTTTTGCAGTCGCAGCGTCCCAATGTGTACTGAGCGTAAATGTATAGTGCCAGCAAGAGTAACAGCACGACAAGTAGCGTGCTTGCTGCCAAGCAACATAATGTCGTGCAAGGTACGATCTTCAGTAACATGATCTAAACGAACGGTGTAAAGGAGCTGCGTGTTAGAATGTGCATTTGTTACAGTGAAGGTTTTTAGTTGGAAAAAGTGGGCGAAGGACGTGTACCAGCTAATTAACATGTGACAGTAAAAAAAGATTGGAGATATTTGTGTACAATGCGTGAAACGATTGGAAGACGTTAATTATAAGTTAATAGCTGTGCAGCTTTGTCTCTGTAAATGCGTATACAGATATAGGAAATTCATTGTCTTGTATGTTCGGCTTGTATAACTGTAGAAATTTCATGAGTTTCGAAATGCTCTTTAACGACACATAGCATTGAATTCTCCCGTTCGAAGAGTGTCAGTCGAAGGTCGATGACCGTGAACATGGCTCGCTGAAGACATCGGACACTGACATTCTACCTGTTAGAGTGGTTTGCTGTGTAGAACCATTTCAAGCAATCAACGTGCCCCCTCTGCTTTTAGGAATGTTATGCAATAGTAATGataaataaaagaatttgtgGTAAATGTTAGATAGAGTGCTTTAAATaatgattattttattattttattgtttaaATATCTGTCAGCGTTCGTATTTTGTTAGTCAATTGTGTAATAATttatattcttattttatttatttatatagagCTGAATCTGTTTAAATTCTTGTTCTACGTACATATATAAACGTCATGTAATTGTTTTCTTTCTTGAATCAAGTATTATATTCAAGGCAAACCGGTTCTATAGCCCCTATCGATTCAATTTTTGCAAGAAAACAAATATATTCAAGTACGATTACTTTAACGATAACTACAAAAAGATGTTTACATTATACAGTAATAGGTGATATTGTAAAAAAGAAGATAATAGGTGAGATGAATAATTAACATACTAATGGAAATATGTGTTTCTAAAGTTTCTAATAGACTTTCCTCAAAGATATTAATTAGAAGATTTTCAGTGTACACGGAATACAAGAAAACTTCTTCgaaatattgtattattgaATCATTTGTTAAATGATGTATTATTAAATCGTGCAAGATACAATATTTACAGTGAACACTTATTTATTTAACTACGTAATAAAAGAATTCATTTCAAGGACGTTCAATTCATACGTGTTAGACGTATTCAGAAAACTTCACAGAACTCTGTTTATGGTAATTCGAAGAATAGCAAGTGTTAATGTCATCGCAGTCGAACAAGAGCGTGAGGTAGTCGAATTTTCAAAAAGGCAGCGTAAAAAATGTCAAGCAGGGTGAGAGTACGACAGATAGTTAGAAAAACTGTGTTAATTTAATGTTGAATTATACTCACAGCAGTTGCTACCAAATTCTCATTTAGACTGCCTCGAGAGAGTTCAGGTACTCCTGTGCCCGTTCTACTGGGACGGTGCCTCTATACTAACATTGCACTACGTGACCGTACATCAAGCGCCTCCCCACTTTCATACTGAAGAACACTGATGAGAGAGAGTGGCTTTTAAGAATTTTAGTACGAACTTCTCTGTTGCCTGGCCAAAAAAAAACTTatgtttttcaatttcattcatGTCgcttgtacatatatatatatatatatatatatatatatatatatatatatatatgtcgtCTAAATAATTTAAGTTTATTTGTTTGCAAAGTTGGatactaaaatattttattcttgaaatatttgatataaaatagttaaaaataaagtatacttctgttgtacatatgattATAATCATTTGCAGAactcaaaaatatttatatttctttttattgttGTATTAGTTGTGAATATGTTCTCTACTTGTTCTTTTAAGATTTATTCGAGGAATTAAAAGGTATGAAATtgaatgaaacaaatttttcgaaaatataGTTTAGCTGTAAAAAGTTTTACGTAAGATTACGAGTATTTTGTCTTCAATTTGGTGGTTTCAAAAAACCGAAGTGATAATCTTGAAAGAAGAAAAAGCAGAGATTACAATTCTGATTAACAAAAGATTTCAACATGTAAAAATCTCAAAAATATACAGCTAATAAGTATGTAATAATGAACCTAATCCTTGCACGCGAGACTTATTATAGTTACGAGGACTTGATACATTTCATATAAatacattatttattaaataagtaTACGTATTTTCGAAGAAAGCCGTATATAATATTCGacaaattttccaatttttattCAATATTTTCGACGTTATTCCTCTACTTTTACTTTTTCTCGTATATTTTGCGGTCGAGCGCGGAACTTGATTTGTGCATCGTTGTTGGCCTGGCTTTTCAGGAATTGTTCAGATTCCACGGCATTCTGCAAAATTTGCGACGTCAGGTTCGATATTCGCAGGTCCTTCAACTTCATCGCGCTCTCTAAGTACGCAAGCTTGTGATTTAAGGTGCAGATAATATCGTCCTTCTCGCGGAGTTCTTGCCTTAATTGCGTGCAGACGTGACGAGGAACGGCGTCTTCCTCGTTGATATTCTCCAACGTGCTTTGCGTGTCAGATGTGTCGGCATCTTTTACTTCAATAGAAACGAGAAAATCGTGTTCAAAATTTCTTTTCATTCCTTTTGCTTAAAAATTAAGACTCacgtttattttttaataatagagACTTTGGACTTGGGAAATAATTCCAAATACAAAGATAAGCTATAATCCACCATACAACGAAGAAAAGCTTTTCTTTAACACGTAGGAATATTGATTTATCATAAGTCAGGGTCGTCGAAGTCGATTCTACGGAAGCTACGTTCTCTTCTACAGTTTTCGTGCTCTCATTAATCTTGCCTAGGCAAAATACCATACGCTTTGGAAATATACATGTTTAAATTCTTACGGGGATATCAAACTTTTTAAATCTACTTTATTCTAGCGCTACCTTCCTCGACTGAGTCCTTGTTTTTATCACATAAAGGATTCTGAGGATTCTGATGCTCGAAGCTCTTTAAAATCTTGTTCTTCACATCCAGTAACAAATGTTCGGCAGCTCCGGGTTGAGAACTGGCTAGTTGATTGATCGTGTCTTTGGATAATTTCATATCGAGCTTAGTAAGCACTTTTCGGTTCAACGTATTCCAATTTTCTTTCTTCGTAGTCAAGCTACTAGCTGGTGCGTAGTTGTGAAGATCAACGTACCGAGGATAATATACTTTTAGCACTTCCGCCATCAGAACTAaggaatattatttttaaatcatTCGAGTCACGAAAAAATAGAGAAAGTAGTAAATTTTAGAAGAGATATAGagttaataataaataaccgTTACAGGGAATAGGTACCAGCATCTGAAAAGTCTCTTGTTAAATTTTTCTTCGGTTTTGAAAACGGAATCGAAGAAATCCACGTGTATAATTCTTCTGATTGATCTTCTGGGACCTTTTCGCTTTCGTTGGTCGTCTCCATTTTTTACCGATACTTTTGCAACCGAGTACGCTGTCAAGTTTCTTTATTCAGCTCAACTACAAGAATATGCTTTCGTCTTGGACATATTTTTTCAGAAATATGTTCGTGCAGAATTTTGCACGATGCACGAACGATCTGCGAAAGAATTTTTTCGGACGTGGTTTCGGATAGCGTCTGTCCAAAACATTCAGTCGGGCAGTTTAATGTGAATTTGATATTCTTTTATTTGACGTTGAGCCCTATGGTTATCCAGGGATGTTAGAttaagttttattttattctagatTTATATCAGACGAAGTAATTTTATAATTTGACCACATTAATCATCTTGTTTATTCAGTTATTGAGATTTTATTGGAAGTGTATACTGGGTTGCTGaaacttaaatttaaatttgtgaCCAAAATGAAAATGTCCCTAGCGCTGTAGGCTTCTGGTAACTTTCATTTTCGCATGTCGTCGAACCATTGCCGAAACTTCACGATATTTAGTAACCAGTATTGTTGCAAAGTAATTGTCATGGCTTCGGAACGGTACAGCTTTTCATTGACAACTTTCAGGTAAATATTGTCGCTCTTTTATTTCCATTTATTAAAATGGacaataaaatagttttatgttattattcatttcataaagCTAACTGGTTCATTGAAACTCGATCAGTACTAACATAACCTAGAAACGAATTACCATCATTAATTTATAGAATTTATCATTGAATGTACGTCAAGAAAAAGAGGagtttttcttttttactatTGCACTTTTAAAattgagcataaaattcaatgtaaTGGCTTTTTGTTAGAAGTGTATTCATTTTAATGCAGTGTACAATGACTCGTCAAATATTCATGCAACATAAGCGCAAAAGTATAGGATTCAATTTATTTCATTATGCAGCCCGTCTGGAAAGTTGGTACAGATAGAGTATGCCTTAGCTGCAGTTGCTTCTGGAGCAGCCAGTGTTGGTATCAAGGCATCGAATGGAGTTGTTTTAGCGACGGAAAATAAGCACAAATCtatattatacgatgaacataGTGTgaacaaagtagaaatgatcacaaaacATATTGGCATGACATACAGTGGAATGGGACCAGATTATAGGTTACTGGTGAAACAGGCTCGTAAAATGGCACAGCAGTATCTGCTTGTGTATCAAGAACCAATACCAACAGCGCAATTAGTGCAACGGGTTGCCATGCTCATGCAGGAATACACACAATCTGGGT
The sequence above is a segment of the Calliopsis andreniformis isolate RMS-2024a chromosome 3, iyCalAndr_principal, whole genome shotgun sequence genome. Coding sequences within it:
- the LOC143177506 gene encoding retinol dehydrogenase 14 codes for the protein MLLKIVPCTTLCCLAASTLLVVLLLLLALYIYAQYTLGRCDCKNRMDGKTVIITGCTSGIGKETARDIAKRGARLIMACRNTDLANKIKDELIKESGNNNIIVRKLDLSSLSSVREFAQQINREEERLDVLIHNAGTAEVFRKKVTEDGLEMTMATNHYGPFLLTHLLIDLLKKSKPSRIVVVASGLYVLARLNLNNMNPTRSLPGYIYYVSKYANIVFTLELARRLEGSGVTANCLHPGIMNTGIWKNVPRPFSWALNLMLNAFCKTNEQGAQTTIHLAVSEELAGVTGKYFMDCHEHDLLRGAKDPAKAKKLWEISENMVKLQQSDPKI
- the LOC143177297 gene encoding uncharacterized protein LOC143177297 — encoded protein: METTNESEKVPEDQSEELYTWISSIPFSKPKKNLTRDFSDAVLMAEVLKVYYPRYVDLHNYAPASSLTTKKENWNTLNRKVLTKLDMKLSKDTINQLASSQPGAAEHLLLDVKNKILKSFEHQNPQNPLCDKNKDSVEEGKINESTKTVEENVASVESTSTTLTYDKSIFLRVKEKLFFVVWWIIAYLCIWNYFPSPKSLLLKNKLKDADTSDTQSTLENINEEDAVPRHVCTQLRQELREKDDIICTLNHKLAYLESAMKLKDLRISNLTSQILQNAVESEQFLKSQANNDAQIKFRARPQNIREKVKVEE
- the Prosalpha2 gene encoding proteasome alpha2 subunit, with the translated sequence MASERYSFSLTTFSPSGKLVQIEYALAAVASGAASVGIKASNGVVLATENKHKSILYDEHSVNKVEMITKHIGMTYSGMGPDYRLLVKQARKMAQQYLLVYQEPIPTAQLVQRVAMLMQEYTQSGGVRPFGVSLLICGWDDGKPYLFQCDPSGAYFAWKATAMGKNFINGKTFLEKRYSEDLELDDAVHTAILTLKEGFEGQMTADNIEVGICDANGFRTLDPSSIKDYLANIP